The following are encoded together in the Aerococcus mictus genome:
- a CDS encoding class I SAM-dependent DNA methyltransferase, giving the protein MKTNQYALFSEVYHQIFDQSLYQAWQNYLEDQVETRLTHQEGLKILDMACGDGRLTLELAKAGYDVTGMDLSEEMLAIAQAEMQEAGIYIPYFQADMRSFKTETSYDLISIFCDSICYLDSLADLEATFKACYEALEKGGLLLFDIHSSYQMNCIYPDFQWVDSWDDAVFTWQSDQLRGPNTIDHLLNIFVKDEDSQLYQRFEEVHQEQIWPLINYQEALLSSGFTDIQITADFSQDKPSEKSRRLFFSCKK; this is encoded by the coding sequence ATGAAGACTAACCAATATGCCTTGTTTAGTGAAGTCTACCACCAAATTTTTGACCAATCCCTCTACCAAGCCTGGCAGAATTATTTAGAAGATCAGGTTGAGACGCGCTTGACTCATCAGGAGGGACTAAAAATTTTGGATATGGCTTGTGGAGATGGGCGCTTAACCCTGGAACTGGCTAAGGCGGGTTATGATGTGACAGGCATGGACCTGTCTGAAGAAATGTTAGCGATTGCTCAAGCAGAGATGCAGGAGGCAGGCATCTATATTCCTTACTTTCAAGCAGATATGCGTAGCTTCAAAACTGAGACAAGCTATGACCTGATTTCCATCTTTTGTGACAGTATCTGTTACTTAGATAGTCTAGCTGACTTAGAAGCTACCTTTAAGGCTTGCTATGAGGCCTTAGAAAAGGGTGGCCTCCTGCTTTTTGATATCCATAGTTCTTACCAGATGAATTGCATATACCCTGACTTTCAATGGGTGGATAGCTGGGATGATGCTGTTTTTACTTGGCAAAGTGACCAGCTGAGGGGGCCTAATACCATCGATCATTTATTGAATATCTTCGTTAAGGATGAGGACAGTCAACTTTACCAGCGTTTTGAAGAAGTACATCAGGAACAAATTTGGCCCCTAATAAACTATCAAGAAGCCTTACTCAGCTCAGGTTTTACTGATATTCAAATCACAGCAGACTTTAGCCAAGATAAACCTAGCGAAAAGAGTCGCCGCCTCTTCTTTTCCTGTAAAAAGTAA